Genomic segment of Acidobacteriota bacterium:
CCCGCGATATTGCGGGCGAAAACCAAACAAAATTACGCGCCCCTTACCCAGCCTCACCTCGACCAGCGCCGCTTTGCCACGCAAGCGCTGGTCGCCCAGAATCCAACCGCTCAGCAGCGACGAGCCGGTTTCGGGATACTTGGCAATCGCCTTCGCTGCCTGTGCGTCCACGATTTCAAACGCCGGGCTTTGCTCGAACCAGGCGATGGATTCGCGTTCAAGTCCAAACGTCAGCGGATTGTCTGCCACCATTTCCGTGCGCAGGATTGAGCCGGGGCAGTAAAAATCCTTGTTCGCCACGCCGCGCAACACATCGCGCACCGGCAGCCGCAGATAATCAATCGCAAAGTTCGACGCGCTGTTAAGCGCGATCAGCGTGCCGCCCGCTTCGACGAATTCGCGTAACGCTTGCACGCCCGCGTCGCCCAAGCCGCCCGCGTACTCCGCCGGATAGCTGCCCGCATTCTCGCCGCCACGCCCTTCGGGATTTTGCTGGCCCGGCCCTGACAAGCCGTTGAACAAAGCGCGCGGCGCTTGGTCAGGCAGCAGAATCGCGTCGAATTTCTCATTCAGTCTGCCCGCCCGCGCTTCGCCATCCAACAAGGATTGATATGGGAACTTGTATTGATCAAAGACCCAGCGCGTCCAGCCCTCGTCCATCGCGGCGGCGTAGCTTTTATACATGCCCAGCCGCACCGGCGAATTGCTGCGTTTGAGCGATTGGATCACCGTGCCGAACGGCTCCGGCTTGGTTTCGACCGTGAAGGGAGCTTTGGCAAAAACGGCTTGGACGTTCATCAGCAAGGTCAACGAATGCGCCGTCACGTCGTAAGGGCGTTTGGGCGGCCCGCCCGGGTATTCGCGCAAATCAGGATAGCGCTGGGCTTCGAGCAGCGTTTTCGCAAACGCGCCGTAAGGCTGTTGCAACAGCACCAAATGCGTGCCCGCCAGATAGCGTTTGCCGTCGGCGCTGAAATCCTGGCTCGCGCGCTGCACTTCGACGCCACCGCGTTTCAGGATGGCCAGCACGCGATCCAGCCCTTCGGTTTTGAAGTAGTAGCTGACCTCGGCGCTGGTCGAAGGTTCGTTGCTGATCTGGCTCACGAGCGCCGACTCCTGTTCGTGCTGCTCTTTGTCGGTGCCGCTGGAATTGGCCGTCTGCTTGATGCCCGCTTTCAACCGCGCGACCGCGTCTTTCAACGACGGCGGCAATTCAGGTTCGGGCAGGATGATCGCGTAGGGCTGTCCCTTGGCTTCAACCGCGCGTTTGCTGACTTCGTAAAAGTTGCGCAGGTGCTGCTCGCGGTACTTGGCCGCGTGCGTCAACAACGCCATTGCGCCCGCCATCTGGTAATCCACAATGTCGCGCAACGTCCAGCGTCCACCCGGCCAGGGCTGCGGGAAATTCCAAGTGGCGACCTTGCCGTCGTAGCCAATCCCCGCCGCCAACCGCTGAAACGGCATCTCAATCGGCGTCGCCAGCCGCGCGCTGGCCGTCTCGCTCAACACGCGCAAGCCCGCGTGGTAATGCGTGTAAGCGCGCGCCGGTGACCACGCGTCGTAAACGCCGTTGATGACCACGCCGCTTTTGCCCTGCGCGGTCACG
This window contains:
- a CDS encoding peptidase M14, giving the protein MKKKLYLLALFTLTLALTGTSAFSQAGRVLPPSNNTAVPAPEMVLGFKVGAERKLAKWETFVTYFRKLTTASDRIKLDEVGKTTLDRPFVVATITSAENMQRLAEIKEQQRKLGDPRVLAKQGNTDELANALIQSGKTVVVITCSIHSTEVGGTFTATELAYRLTSENSEQIKSILDNTVILLVPSLNPDGTDIVAEWYFKTLGTSSEGSAPPELYHYYTGHDNNRDWYAFTQVETQLTVDKILNIWRPQILHDVHQMGATAARFFVPPYTEPWEPNIDPAIIAGVNALGTAMAWDVTAQGKSGVVINGVYDAWSPARAYTHYHAGLRVLSETASARLATPIEMPFQRLAAGIGYDGKVATWNFPQPWPGGRWTLRDIVDYQMAGAMALLTHAAKYREQHLRNFYEVSKRAVEAKGQPYAIILPEPELPPSLKDAVARLKAGIKQTANSSGTDKEQHEQESALVSQISNEPSTSAEVSYYFKTEGLDRVLAILKRGGVEVQRASQDFSADGKRYLAGTHLVLLQQPYGAFAKTLLEAQRYPDLREYPGGPPKRPYDVTAHSLTLLMNVQAVFAKAPFTVETKPEPFGTVIQSLKRSNSPVRLGMYKSYAAAMDEGWTRWVFDQYKFPYQSLLDGEARAGRLNEKFDAILLPDQAPRALFNGLSGPGQQNPEGRGGENAGSYPAEYAGGLGDAGVQALREFVEAGGTLIALNSASNFAIDYLRLPVRDVLRGVANKDFYCPGSILRTEMVADNPLTFGLERESIAWFEQSPAFEIVDAQAAKAIAKYPETGSSLLSGWILGDQRLRGKAALVEVRLGKGRVILFGFRPQYRGQSLATLPLLFNAILTSRN